One genomic window of Thalassoroseus pseudoceratinae includes the following:
- a CDS encoding single-stranded DNA-binding protein, protein MASFNKVILMGNLTRDPQVRYLSSGTAVTELGLAVNRSWYDKQSQQRKEEVTFVDVTLWGRQAEVAGEYLSKGRGVLIEGRLQLDTWQDKESGQNRSKLKVVGENMTMVGGRNEGGGGGGGFSGGGGYSGGGGGYDDSQSSGPPRNQRQSAPQPDYDSGAGDIPDDEVPF, encoded by the coding sequence ATGGCGAGCTTCAACAAAGTGATCCTTATGGGAAACCTCACCCGGGATCCGCAAGTTCGTTACCTCTCAAGCGGGACCGCCGTGACCGAACTTGGTTTGGCGGTGAATCGCAGTTGGTACGACAAACAATCTCAACAACGCAAGGAAGAAGTCACCTTCGTCGATGTCACCCTATGGGGTCGCCAGGCTGAAGTAGCCGGCGAATACTTGTCCAAAGGGCGAGGCGTGTTGATCGAAGGCCGCTTGCAACTTGATACCTGGCAAGACAAGGAATCCGGTCAAAACCGCAGTAAACTGAAGGTCGTCGGTGAAAACATGACGATGGTCGGCGGTCGTAACGAAGGCGGTGGCGGTGGGGGCGGCTTCTCCGGCGGAGGCGGTTATTCCGGCGGCGGTGGTGGATACGATGACAGTCAATCCAGCGGTCCCCCGCGAAACCAACGCCAGTCCGCTCCCCAACCAGACTATGACAGTGGTGCCGGCGACATCCCCGACGACGAAGTGCCATTCTAA
- the rplI gene encoding 50S ribosomal protein L9 → MALRNSNTKTVGGSKRSAVEILLAENVDNLGQRGEIVRVKPGYARNYLLPYGLATVATEENKKNVELHKQRLKEVEKKQVQLFKERADAISKYSVTLEANANDDGHLYGSIVAPDIAKALTSAGFDVTADHVKLEGPLKELGMYTVKIELHSQVNTEVKVWVVPAAS, encoded by the coding sequence ATGGCTTTGCGAAACTCCAATACGAAAACCGTCGGCGGTTCCAAGCGGTCGGCTGTCGAAATTCTTCTCGCTGAAAACGTTGATAACCTTGGTCAACGTGGCGAAATCGTGCGTGTGAAACCCGGATACGCTCGAAACTATCTGTTGCCATACGGCTTGGCGACAGTCGCAACCGAGGAGAACAAGAAGAATGTGGAACTCCACAAGCAACGGCTGAAAGAAGTTGAGAAGAAGCAAGTCCAGCTCTTCAAAGAACGAGCCGACGCCATCAGCAAGTACAGCGTTACGCTCGAAGCCAATGCCAACGACGATGGTCACCTGTACGGTTCGATCGTTGCTCCCGACATCGCCAAAGCTCTGACTTCCGCAGGTTTCGATGTGACCGCAGATCACGTGAAACTGGAAGGGCCGTTGAAAGAACTCGGGATGTACACCGTCAAAATCGAGTTGCACTCCCAGGTTAATACCGAAGTCAAAGTCTGGGTGGTTCCAGCCGCGTCGTAA
- the dnaB gene encoding replicative DNA helicase translates to MVDRSERDSSPAPFDRLPPQNLDAERALLGSMLLSYEAIDEVAELVQARHFYLDAHVRIAEAIFRLSETTIGGIDAVTVAEELEKRGELDRIGGPAYLARVLETVPHAAHARYYAEIVRDKFVRRMLREASTAILKEIDEDDSETEALLGNAEARIFQILDREGEDEKFALRDILEDAMSGIHTRIADDGTVSGISSGFEKLDDLTSGLQPAALVIVAARPSMGKTAFVCNIAKSVALNAYEAYQQELSPSEKGPGGGVIVFSLEQSRVELAERLLCIFGKFDGLKVKKGELDAEETEQLLQIATRLSELPIFIDDIPGRNMAQISAICRRIKNRYGLGMVVIDYLQLIEPDDPKMPREQQVAQIARRLKFLAKEMSVPVIALAQLNRGVDLRTDKRPKLADLRESGAIEQDADLVMFLHREDAYDPGERPGEADLIVAKNRNGPTGNVPLTWIKESMRFESRSDFDEPPGGWVDSEPSSF, encoded by the coding sequence ATGGTTGACCGCTCGGAACGGGATTCGTCGCCGGCACCCTTCGATCGGCTGCCGCCGCAGAATTTGGACGCCGAACGTGCGTTGCTCGGGAGTATGCTGCTCTCCTATGAGGCGATTGACGAAGTCGCCGAGTTGGTGCAGGCGCGGCACTTCTACCTTGATGCTCATGTGCGAATCGCCGAGGCCATCTTTCGGCTGTCCGAAACCACAATTGGCGGGATCGATGCCGTCACCGTCGCGGAGGAATTGGAGAAACGCGGCGAACTCGACCGGATCGGCGGTCCCGCTTATTTGGCTCGGGTGTTGGAAACCGTTCCGCACGCCGCTCACGCTCGCTATTACGCTGAGATCGTCCGCGACAAATTCGTTCGTCGCATGCTCCGTGAAGCCAGCACGGCCATTCTCAAAGAAATCGACGAGGACGACTCCGAAACCGAAGCCTTGCTCGGCAACGCAGAAGCTCGCATCTTTCAGATTCTTGACCGTGAAGGCGAAGACGAGAAATTCGCTCTCCGAGACATCCTCGAAGATGCGATGTCCGGGATTCACACTCGAATTGCGGACGACGGCACGGTCAGTGGAATCAGTTCCGGTTTCGAAAAACTCGACGACCTCACCAGTGGTCTTCAACCCGCCGCTTTGGTGATTGTCGCTGCTCGACCGAGTATGGGAAAGACGGCGTTTGTCTGTAACATCGCCAAGTCGGTCGCCTTGAACGCCTACGAAGCGTATCAGCAAGAACTCAGTCCCTCGGAAAAAGGGCCGGGCGGGGGCGTGATTGTTTTCAGCTTGGAACAATCGCGGGTCGAGTTGGCCGAGCGTCTCTTGTGCATCTTCGGCAAGTTCGATGGTTTGAAGGTCAAGAAGGGTGAACTCGATGCCGAGGAAACCGAGCAACTTCTTCAGATCGCCACGCGACTGAGCGAACTACCGATCTTCATCGACGATATCCCCGGGCGAAATATGGCCCAGATCAGTGCGATCTGCCGCCGAATCAAAAACCGCTACGGCCTGGGGATGGTCGTGATCGACTACTTGCAGTTGATCGAACCTGACGATCCCAAAATGCCCCGTGAGCAACAAGTCGCTCAGATCGCCCGACGGTTGAAGTTCCTGGCGAAGGAAATGAGTGTGCCCGTGATCGCTTTGGCACAGCTCAACCGGGGGGTCGATTTGCGAACCGACAAACGCCCGAAACTGGCCGACTTGCGGGAGTCTGGCGCGATCGAACAAGATGCCGACTTGGTGATGTTTCTGCACCGTGAAGACGCCTACGATCCAGGCGAGCGTCCCGGCGAAGCGGATCTCATCGTGGCGAAGAACCGAAACGGCCCAACCGGGAATGTGCCGTTAACTTGGATCAAGGAATCCATGCGGTTTGAATCTCGTAGCGACTTCGACGAACCGCCCGGTGGGTGGGTCGATAGTGAACCATCGAGTTTCTAA
- a CDS encoding COG1470 family protein → MRLSSKSASAMLATKSIARCVCVFLGLVPLATAASPVITSSAPISLQPGATVEQVFIGSGFTNAARLWTSFPAVTERLADTNGKSLRFRIGIPETTPVGLGTLRIVDAHGVTPLQLVVLDDLPSIPRDAKNTSPETAQLVTLPTAITGTVGKTQQQYFRFSAEAGQRIAVDVLARRIGSAMDPMIRILEPSGQEVAFSDDEPGLIGDARLSHIFSKPGEYLLELRDIRYAGGSTYWYHMRLGDFPQVTVPYPLAVPRGQATAVWFESLDGTNIEPQTITPPNDRDWLTLGVRGADGPSTLVTLQVSNDPEYQESEPNNTREQANAVDLGDQINGRFETPGDVDHFQFSAQKGQKFQFEAVTHKVGSPVDLVLSLWNSKGKKLASVDDVGTSDAILKHTFAADGEYVLHAVDLNQRGGPGYVYRITVKQNPPAFAVSADSDHLNVPAGGTAVLNITRTGDKKPVTISAENVPEGWSVRPTVLGSGQMQAAMTITHTGDSASTSFVPSLSLRASQLDTPNSNHAVSVLSAVQKRYASWTTLPESLPTSFSLATAEAPLFQLTATPDVIEVAQKSQTKVEITATWADGTTEPITLSLQPVTVNKKSVPFLPANVTTKIVSIPKDGSAGTITFSATDKAVPGEYTVVVRGTLKRGKQTFVVPAASIPLHVKPAQPDPAK, encoded by the coding sequence TTGAGACTCTCCTCCAAATCCGCATCCGCCATGCTCGCCACGAAGTCTATTGCCCGATGTGTCTGCGTGTTCCTGGGACTCGTCCCGTTGGCGACTGCCGCGTCTCCGGTGATCACCAGTTCGGCACCAATTTCCCTGCAACCGGGGGCGACCGTTGAGCAAGTTTTCATCGGTAGCGGCTTCACGAATGCGGCTCGGCTTTGGACAAGTTTTCCAGCCGTGACCGAACGACTCGCCGACACCAATGGCAAATCACTTCGGTTTCGAATTGGCATTCCGGAAACGACACCGGTCGGTTTAGGAACCCTGCGAATCGTTGACGCCCATGGTGTCACCCCGCTCCAACTGGTTGTGTTGGACGACTTGCCGAGCATCCCGCGAGATGCCAAGAATACAAGTCCCGAAACCGCTCAACTCGTGACCCTGCCGACGGCAATCACGGGAACCGTTGGCAAGACTCAGCAGCAGTATTTCCGGTTTTCCGCGGAGGCCGGTCAACGAATTGCGGTTGACGTTCTGGCGCGACGGATTGGCTCGGCAATGGATCCAATGATTCGAATTTTGGAACCGTCCGGTCAAGAAGTCGCCTTCAGCGATGACGAACCTGGCCTGATTGGCGACGCTCGACTGAGTCACATTTTCTCCAAACCAGGCGAATACCTGCTCGAACTTCGTGACATTCGCTACGCGGGTGGCAGCACATATTGGTATCACATGCGGCTTGGCGATTTCCCGCAGGTCACAGTGCCATACCCGTTGGCAGTTCCGCGTGGTCAAGCGACGGCGGTCTGGTTTGAATCGCTGGACGGCACCAACATTGAACCACAAACGATCACGCCCCCCAACGATCGTGATTGGTTGACTCTGGGAGTCCGTGGTGCCGATGGACCGAGCACGCTTGTCACACTCCAAGTTAGCAACGATCCCGAATACCAAGAATCGGAACCGAACAACACCCGTGAGCAAGCCAACGCCGTGGACTTGGGCGATCAAATCAATGGTCGATTCGAAACCCCTGGCGACGTCGATCATTTTCAATTCTCGGCTCAAAAGGGGCAGAAGTTTCAGTTCGAGGCGGTGACACACAAGGTTGGTTCGCCGGTGGATTTAGTCCTCTCTCTCTGGAATTCCAAGGGAAAAAAACTTGCGAGTGTGGATGACGTGGGAACGAGCGACGCCATCCTCAAGCACACATTCGCTGCCGACGGCGAATACGTGTTGCATGCGGTTGACCTGAATCAGCGGGGTGGCCCCGGTTATGTCTACCGCATCACCGTGAAACAGAATCCGCCGGCATTCGCCGTCTCCGCAGACAGCGACCATCTCAATGTGCCCGCTGGTGGCACCGCCGTCCTGAATATCACACGAACAGGCGATAAGAAGCCGGTCACAATCTCCGCCGAGAATGTTCCCGAAGGTTGGTCGGTTCGCCCGACGGTTCTAGGTTCTGGACAAATGCAAGCCGCGATGACGATCACACACACCGGCGATTCGGCAAGCACTTCGTTTGTGCCATCGTTGTCGCTCCGGGCATCGCAACTTGATACTCCCAACTCGAACCACGCAGTCTCGGTTCTGTCAGCTGTGCAGAAACGCTATGCGAGTTGGACGACCCTTCCCGAGTCGCTGCCGACTTCATTTTCGCTCGCGACGGCAGAAGCTCCATTGTTTCAACTCACCGCCACGCCAGACGTCATCGAGGTGGCTCAGAAATCGCAAACCAAGGTTGAGATCACCGCGACGTGGGCAGACGGAACAACCGAACCAATCACATTGAGTCTGCAACCGGTTACAGTGAACAAGAAGAGTGTTCCCTTTTTGCCCGCAAACGTGACCACGAAGATCGTTTCCATTCCCAAAGACGGTTCTGCCGGAACGATCACATTCTCAGCGACCGACAAAGCCGTTCCCGGAGAGTACACGGTTGTCGTTCGCGGAACCTTGAAACGCGGCAAGCAAACGTTTGTGGTTCCTGCGGCGTCAATTCCGTTGCACGTCAAACCGGCCCAGCCCGATCCCGCCAAGTAA
- a CDS encoding DUF1549 domain-containing protein → MTRHLQFYVGLLCWMVVVGWGSPRVVQAAEPVIVAEPTEFELSGHRARQQLTVTAWPNESRVQDQSDRASWTTSDETIVTVVDGVAIPHRNGEAVLTAKVGESTSSVRVVVKDFTDPDPVSFKNDTLAALTKAGCNMGACHGSPSGKGGFRLSLRAFDPELDRVTLRQEVFGRRVNRMQPAASLLLRKPLMKVAHGGGQRIHEGDAVYTVLHDWIAEGLQTEDANEPNLLRIELLPSTRTFQAAGNRQQLRVKGYFSDGRTRDLTALTSFSSSNEAVANVSESGVVKKVGRGETTILARYLGRMATSSMTFLEDVPGFAWTDPPTNNFVDELVFAKLKRLKIMPSDVCSDAEFLRRAYLDLTGRLPQISETRAFLADPSPDKRKRLVDDLLETNDFAEFWTLKWADILRANPKKLQTTGVHKFHRWLFKNIRDDRPLDEFANELLTARGSVFENPPANFWRASRDALDATETTAQLFLGVRIQCAKCHNHPFERWSQDNYYGIAAAFTRVGRKSGPRVDEEIIYVQPTGEVKQPRTGETMKVHLLLKGDVDVPADQDRRKVFADWLTDHENPFFAKASVNRIWGHLMGRGIVEPVDDFRDSNPPSNAELLAELTEQFIEHGYSRKWAIRTIMNSQVYQLSARKNEFNADDEIYHSHANTRLLAAEQLLDAICQVTAMPESFSGQPAGTRAVALPVPPENHDFLKIFGQPQREMACQCERSTDSNLSQALQMINGPLVHGKLRSDSSRIKKMIDAKKSDEEIINTLYLAAVSREPVAAELEAAKAHIAASDNRRLALEDVGWAILNTKEFLFQH, encoded by the coding sequence ATGACTCGACACTTACAATTCTACGTCGGACTTTTGTGCTGGATGGTTGTCGTAGGATGGGGTAGTCCGCGTGTCGTCCAAGCCGCGGAACCGGTGATCGTCGCCGAGCCGACGGAATTCGAGCTTTCCGGTCATCGTGCGCGACAGCAACTCACAGTCACAGCATGGCCAAACGAAAGCCGTGTTCAGGACCAATCGGATCGGGCATCGTGGACGACTTCGGACGAGACCATCGTCACGGTGGTTGATGGCGTCGCGATTCCACATCGCAACGGCGAAGCGGTCTTGACCGCGAAAGTGGGGGAATCAACTTCGTCGGTGCGTGTTGTCGTCAAGGATTTCACGGACCCCGATCCCGTCAGTTTCAAGAACGACACCCTGGCGGCTCTCACGAAAGCCGGTTGCAACATGGGTGCGTGTCATGGATCGCCATCGGGGAAGGGCGGATTCCGGCTGTCGTTGCGCGCCTTCGATCCCGAATTGGATCGCGTGACGCTCCGGCAGGAGGTGTTCGGCCGACGCGTCAACCGGATGCAACCGGCTGCGAGTTTGCTGCTCCGTAAACCACTGATGAAAGTCGCGCATGGCGGTGGACAGCGAATTCACGAAGGCGATGCGGTTTACACTGTGCTGCATGATTGGATCGCGGAAGGACTGCAAACCGAGGACGCCAACGAACCAAATTTGCTCCGCATTGAACTGTTGCCATCGACCCGCACATTCCAAGCGGCAGGGAATCGTCAGCAGCTACGAGTGAAGGGCTACTTCTCCGATGGTCGGACACGCGATCTCACCGCACTCACCAGTTTCAGTTCATCGAATGAAGCGGTTGCCAATGTCTCTGAAAGTGGAGTGGTTAAGAAAGTCGGACGCGGGGAAACCACGATCCTGGCCCGTTACCTCGGACGCATGGCGACAAGTTCGATGACCTTCCTCGAAGACGTGCCAGGCTTCGCGTGGACCGATCCGCCGACCAATAATTTCGTCGATGAATTAGTTTTCGCCAAGCTCAAACGCCTCAAGATCATGCCATCAGACGTGTGCAGCGATGCCGAGTTTTTGCGTCGGGCGTATCTCGATCTAACGGGACGTTTGCCTCAAATCTCCGAGACGCGAGCGTTTCTAGCGGACCCATCACCGGACAAACGGAAGCGACTGGTCGACGATCTGCTCGAGACCAACGATTTCGCCGAATTCTGGACGCTCAAATGGGCAGACATTCTGCGAGCCAACCCGAAGAAATTACAGACCACAGGCGTGCATAAATTTCATCGGTGGTTGTTCAAGAACATTCGGGACGATCGCCCGTTGGACGAATTTGCAAACGAACTGCTCACCGCTCGGGGAAGTGTTTTCGAGAATCCTCCCGCAAACTTCTGGCGAGCCAGTCGTGATGCGTTAGATGCCACCGAAACCACCGCTCAACTGTTTCTCGGTGTGCGAATTCAATGTGCGAAGTGTCATAACCATCCGTTCGAGCGTTGGTCTCAGGACAACTATTACGGCATCGCGGCGGCGTTCACACGCGTCGGGCGGAAAAGTGGTCCACGAGTTGACGAGGAAATTATCTATGTGCAACCCACTGGCGAGGTTAAACAACCTCGCACCGGCGAAACGATGAAAGTTCATTTGCTTCTCAAAGGTGATGTCGATGTGCCGGCCGATCAAGATCGACGGAAAGTCTTTGCCGATTGGCTCACCGATCACGAAAATCCATTCTTCGCCAAAGCGTCGGTCAATCGGATTTGGGGGCATCTCATGGGACGGGGAATCGTGGAACCGGTCGACGACTTCCGTGATTCCAACCCGCCGTCCAATGCCGAGTTGCTCGCGGAACTCACCGAGCAATTCATCGAGCACGGTTACAGCCGAAAATGGGCGATCCGCACAATCATGAACAGCCAGGTGTACCAGCTTTCCGCTCGCAAGAACGAGTTCAACGCTGATGATGAAATTTACCATTCGCACGCCAACACACGGTTGCTCGCCGCCGAACAGTTGCTCGATGCGATCTGCCAGGTCACCGCGATGCCGGAATCATTCAGTGGGCAACCGGCTGGCACACGTGCGGTCGCGTTGCCGGTTCCGCCGGAAAATCACGACTTCCTCAAAATCTTCGGGCAACCGCAACGCGAGATGGCCTGCCAATGTGAACGCTCGACGGACTCGAACCTCTCGCAAGCTCTGCAAATGATCAACGGACCGCTGGTGCATGGCAAACTTCGCAGCGATTCCAGCCGGATCAAAAAGATGATCGACGCGAAGAAATCCGACGAGGAAATCATCAACACATTGTATTTGGCCGCAGTCTCGCGTGAGCCGGTTGCCGCCGAACTGGAAGCCGCGAAAGCCCACATCGCCGCCAGCGATAACCGCCGGTTGGCTCTCGAAGATGTCGGCTGGGCGATTCTCAATACCAAAGAGTTTCTGTTCCAACACTAA
- a CDS encoding helicase HerA domain-containing protein, whose product MQDYEKLGAFYMGRLYDQESRQTRDELLLYDSKDLTTHGVIVGMTGSGKTGLGVALLEEAAIDGIPAIAIDPKGDLGNLLLTFPDLSAAEFRPWIDEGEATRKGMNPDQYAAKVAKTWKEGLASWHQPPERIGLYEDSAERVIYTPGSDSGRPLTVLQSLEPPPPEVREDQETFREQISATTSGLLALLGIKADPIQSREHILIANLIDHAWRAGKGLDIPDLIRGIQAPPFETVGVFDLDTFFPAKDRTALAMRLNNLLASPTFAGWMQGEPLDIKSLLYTADGRPKLSIISISHMGDSERMFFVTILLNQLLAWVRTQPGTSSLRAMFYMDEIFGYFPPVAKPPSKGPMLTLLKQARAYGLGIVLSTQNPADLDYKGLSNTGTWFLGRLQTDRDKQRVLDGLEGASTQAGKAFDRSEMDSLLSGLNQRVFLMNNVHDDAPVLFQTRWVLSYLRGPLTRDQIRKLTPVDESEPSPSQSREIHPRTAQPESPASDDSTTRPLIPPTVKEVVLEAEKNPATHETRLYRPAVIGRLRLHFVYKTYGVDEWRDDVWMALADEDMTNPPWESAESYSPAAIQERREPEPEAEFETIPAELLKADNYKSWTKDLKDFAYDSVREIVWKCSELKTYSEAGESERDFRIRLTQAAREKRDLEVEKLRQKYSSKLATIEKRIDTAERAVKRETEQYERARSSSVLSIGSTILGALFGRKLKSRSNVTKTTSSIRSVGRAADQRSDIAEAEAKVEELQTELKALQAESDDAIHKLQQEYDIHRLELERKEVKPRKSEIEIEQVAFAWVPWAIDDNNRARPLLAPQPKM is encoded by the coding sequence GTGCAAGATTATGAAAAGCTCGGGGCGTTCTACATGGGACGCTTGTACGATCAGGAATCTCGCCAGACCCGCGACGAATTGTTGCTGTATGATTCCAAAGATCTGACCACTCATGGTGTCATTGTCGGCATGACTGGCAGCGGCAAGACCGGGTTGGGAGTGGCTCTCTTAGAAGAAGCCGCGATTGATGGCATTCCTGCGATCGCGATTGATCCCAAGGGCGACTTGGGCAATTTGCTGCTGACTTTTCCAGACTTGTCCGCCGCGGAATTTCGTCCGTGGATCGACGAAGGCGAAGCCACCCGGAAAGGCATGAACCCCGACCAGTACGCCGCCAAGGTGGCGAAGACCTGGAAAGAGGGGCTCGCCAGTTGGCATCAGCCACCGGAACGAATCGGGTTGTACGAGGATTCCGCCGAGCGTGTCATCTATACCCCCGGCAGCGATTCGGGGCGGCCGCTGACGGTGTTGCAATCGTTGGAGCCACCGCCGCCGGAAGTCCGCGAGGACCAAGAAACCTTCCGCGAACAAATCTCCGCCACCACGTCCGGTTTGCTCGCATTGTTGGGAATCAAAGCCGATCCGATCCAAAGTCGCGAACACATCCTCATCGCGAACTTGATCGATCACGCGTGGCGAGCTGGCAAAGGTCTCGACATTCCGGATTTGATTCGAGGAATTCAAGCTCCCCCGTTTGAGACCGTCGGCGTGTTCGATTTGGACACGTTCTTCCCAGCAAAGGATCGCACGGCACTGGCGATGCGATTGAACAACTTGCTCGCGTCGCCCACATTCGCCGGTTGGATGCAGGGGGAACCACTCGATATCAAAAGTTTGCTCTACACTGCTGACGGTCGACCGAAACTATCGATCATTTCCATCTCGCACATGGGCGATTCGGAGCGAATGTTCTTCGTGACGATTCTGCTCAACCAATTGCTTGCGTGGGTTCGAACGCAACCAGGAACGTCGAGTCTGCGGGCAATGTTCTACATGGACGAAATTTTCGGCTACTTCCCACCGGTCGCCAAGCCGCCCAGCAAAGGGCCTATGTTGACGCTCTTGAAACAGGCGCGAGCGTACGGACTAGGAATTGTGCTCTCCACGCAGAATCCGGCCGACTTGGATTACAAAGGGCTCTCAAATACCGGGACGTGGTTTCTGGGGCGATTGCAAACCGATCGCGACAAGCAACGTGTGCTCGATGGTTTGGAAGGGGCCAGCACGCAGGCGGGAAAAGCGTTCGATCGCAGCGAAATGGATTCGCTTCTGTCGGGGCTGAATCAACGTGTCTTTCTGATGAACAACGTGCATGACGATGCCCCCGTGCTGTTTCAAACTCGCTGGGTGCTATCGTATCTGCGAGGACCGCTGACTCGCGATCAAATTCGCAAGTTAACACCGGTTGACGAATCGGAACCATCGCCGTCGCAATCACGTGAAATTCACCCCCGCACCGCACAGCCCGAATCCCCCGCCAGCGACGATTCCACCACGCGACCGCTCATACCGCCGACCGTCAAAGAGGTGGTACTGGAAGCCGAGAAGAATCCTGCGACTCACGAAACACGCCTTTATCGCCCTGCGGTGATTGGGCGGTTGAGACTTCACTTCGTCTACAAAACTTACGGCGTGGACGAATGGCGTGACGATGTGTGGATGGCGTTGGCCGATGAAGACATGACGAATCCTCCTTGGGAGTCCGCTGAGAGTTACTCCCCGGCGGCTATCCAAGAACGCCGCGAACCGGAACCGGAAGCCGAATTCGAAACCATCCCGGCGGAATTGCTCAAAGCCGACAACTACAAATCGTGGACGAAAGACCTAAAGGACTTCGCTTACGATTCCGTCCGCGAAATCGTCTGGAAGTGTTCGGAGCTGAAAACCTATTCCGAAGCGGGAGAGTCCGAACGGGATTTCCGAATTCGACTCACGCAAGCCGCGCGAGAGAAACGCGATTTGGAAGTCGAGAAACTTCGACAAAAGTATTCTTCAAAACTGGCGACCATCGAAAAACGCATCGACACTGCCGAGCGTGCTGTCAAACGGGAAACGGAACAGTACGAACGTGCTCGCAGTAGCAGCGTGCTGTCCATCGGCTCCACGATTCTCGGCGCGTTGTTCGGTCGGAAACTGAAGAGCCGATCGAACGTGACCAAAACAACGAGCAGCATCCGTTCTGTTGGTCGGGCCGCTGATCAGCGTAGTGATATCGCCGAAGCCGAGGCGAAAGTTGAGGAATTGCAGACTGAACTGAAAGCGTTGCAAGCGGAGTCCGACGACGCAATTCACAAGCTGCAACAGGAATACGACATTCACCGGTTGGAACTGGAACGCAAGGAAGTCAAACCTCGCAAGTCGGAAATTGAAATCGAGCAAGTCGCGTTTGCCTGGGTGCCCTGGGCCATCGACGACAACAACCGAGCGCGACCGCTGTTGGCTCCGCAGCCGAAGATGTAG
- a CDS encoding cyclic-phosphate processing receiver domain-containing protein — protein MTSMLLMLEDDPERIAQFEAALTTLRNPPALQVWADAHRMIAEASELVQNAKLISLDHDLIPADGMPDPGDGYSVVQWLTSQPHIRPVIIHTSNAERAAWMTGEFDLNGWAYHRVLPLDQNWVFDWWLPTVQEILRAG, from the coding sequence ATGACTTCCATGTTGCTCATGCTTGAAGACGATCCAGAGCGAATCGCCCAATTCGAGGCGGCCCTAACAACATTACGGAATCCACCCGCGTTGCAAGTTTGGGCAGATGCTCATCGAATGATTGCCGAAGCCTCGGAATTGGTGCAGAACGCGAAGCTGATTTCTTTGGATCACGATCTTATTCCTGCAGACGGAATGCCTGATCCGGGAGATGGATATTCTGTGGTCCAATGGTTGACTTCTCAGCCTCACATCCGCCCCGTCATCATTCACACCAGCAATGCGGAACGCGCCGCATGGATGACTGGTGAGTTCGACTTGAATGGCTGGGCCTATCATCGGGTCTTGCCGTTGGATCAAAATTGGGTCTTTGATTGGTGGCTGCCCACCGTTCAAGAGATTCTGAGGGCGGGCTAA
- the argF gene encoding ornithine carbamoyltransferase, with the protein MQHLRSLHDLSADDIRDILTLSGEIKSEVKNGKRSDRLAGRVLSLVFEKPSLRTRVSFEAGMTQLGGRGIFLSAKEAGLNGRESLADVARVLSSYSDAIALRTFSQTLIEEFADWSKCPVINALSDDRHPCQALTDLLTIQESFGTLDGVRIVYVGDGNNIAASLAIATSMLGMPMTFASPADYELDPAFLNHLRDQHPKADLTVTNDVAEAVKTASVVYTDVWASMGQEEESKARQEVFRPFQVNQQLMALAPSDAKFMHDLPAHRGEEVTDEVIDGPQSLAFTQAENRMHLAKGLLVWLLTKADQK; encoded by the coding sequence ATGCAACACCTTCGCAGCTTGCACGACCTGAGTGCTGACGACATTCGAGACATTCTCACCCTCTCTGGTGAAATCAAATCCGAAGTGAAAAACGGTAAACGCTCCGACCGCTTGGCCGGTCGCGTGTTGTCGTTGGTTTTTGAGAAACCCTCATTGCGAACCCGCGTGAGTTTCGAAGCTGGCATGACGCAACTTGGCGGACGCGGAATTTTTCTGTCCGCGAAAGAAGCCGGCTTGAACGGTCGCGAAAGCTTGGCGGACGTGGCTCGCGTTCTCAGTTCCTATTCCGACGCCATCGCCCTGCGGACATTTTCGCAAACCTTGATTGAGGAATTTGCGGATTGGTCGAAGTGTCCGGTGATCAACGCTCTTTCCGATGATCGCCACCCATGCCAAGCGCTGACCGATTTGCTGACGATTCAGGAATCGTTTGGCACACTCGACGGCGTGCGAATTGTGTATGTCGGCGATGGCAATAACATCGCGGCATCGCTGGCGATTGCCACTTCGATGCTCGGGATGCCGATGACGTTTGCGTCACCTGCGGACTACGAGCTTGATCCGGCGTTCCTGAATCACCTTCGGGATCAACACCCCAAAGCCGATTTGACCGTTACCAACGACGTCGCTGAAGCCGTCAAGACGGCGAGTGTTGTCTACACGGACGTTTGGGCAAGCATGGGGCAAGAAGAAGAGTCGAAGGCTCGCCAGGAAGTCTTCCGACCGTTCCAGGTCAATCAGCAACTGATGGCGCTTGCACCGTCGGATGCAAAGTTCATGCACGACCTGCCCGCCCACCGTGGCGAGGAAGTCACTGATGAAGTGATCGACGGCCCGCAAAGCCTCGCATTCACGCAAGCCGAAAACCGCATGCACCTGGCGAAAGGTTTGTTGGTGTGGTTGCTGACAAAGGCGGATCAGAAGTAA